A portion of the Drosophila sechellia strain sech25 chromosome 2R, ASM438219v1, whole genome shotgun sequence genome contains these proteins:
- the LOC6609112 gene encoding SNF-related serine/threonine-protein kinase, with protein sequence MTLETQPVGGVSDGKIAGLYDLEETLGSGHFAVVKLARHVFTGAKVAVKVVDKTKLDDVSKAHLFQEVRCMKLVQHPNVVRLYEVIDTQTKLYLVLELGDGGDLYDYIMKHDSGLSEELARKYFRQILRAITYCHQLHVVHRDLKPENVVFFEKLGLVKLTDFGFSNKFLPGQKLETFCGSLAYSAPEILLGDSYDAPAVDIWSLGVILYMLVCGQAPFEKANDSETLTMIMDCKYTVPSHVSTDCRDLIASMLVRDPKKRATVEEIASSAWLKPIDEPDSTTSTSEHFLPLVSREQLGEEDHAFIIQKMINGNIASKEEILQALDKNKYNHITATYFLLAELRLRRRREELAQKQKLLNDASIKVGDASRKLVPEKPSPTEAQKGGVPISINVTPAAQFANDGGKPDKRSRKCSIVREEDEEESATECSAIGNELKVTSSSRREAFSDSPFSRPMHERSSSEPGNQTKGEQIANSGVPSHSRTKIVVSVDATLAHKLKQMEKSAKIDEDTLSGLKELEIGKLKPLPSSSKNPVLTHRRTKLNKIRTPSCSSSEASDDDTKTRNKKKINKFVGDTPVRFRMHRRDSHDDSSDSQDQLYPPPGSASNAGNFISKSGSVSGKKEGQSQYKEPNNKSDENRKSHSQKNRKQHNKDHVDKHSHAERQLANGSTATTGNSTNRRRRIRESQSLDRITEAQEYEMRHRCYAESEAASSSSSSTQHIDQRYSLLSLNTSTFSVAETKEEYDEEADATNATDQIMNTLNAAKATLQQEQYFNNNTNLSRNFNHNHNYNNNHTQSIIHISSQKANGKKSNETPKDIYNLNSIEHIDLILEDKSLTKAIHVTGSKCFVTMKKIRRLGKYFPVMNFS encoded by the exons ATGACGCTGGAGACGCAACCCGTTGGCGGGGTGAGCGACGGCAAGATCGCTGGGCTTTATGATCTGGAGGAGACACTGGGATCCGGACACTTTGCCGTCGTGAAGTTGGCCCGGCATGTGTTCACTGGTGCCAAGGTAGCGGTCAAGGTGGTGGACAAAACCAAGTTGGACGATGTGTCCAAGGCGCATCTGTTCCAGGAAGTGCG ATGCATGAAACTGGTGCAGCATCCAAATGTTGTGCGACTGTACGAGGTTATTGATACCCAGACCAAGCTGTATTTGGTTTTGGAGCTGGGCGATGGTGGCGATCTATACGATTACATAATGAAGCACGACTCTGGGCTCAGCGAGGAACTGGCCCGAAAGTATTTCCGCCAAATCCTACGTGCTATCACGTACTGTCATCAGCTTCACGTGGTTCACAG GGATCTAAAGCCGGAGAACGTGGTGTTTTTCGAAAAGCTGGGCCTTGTCAAGCTCACCGACTTCGGGTTTAGCAACAAGTTCTTGCCAGGCCAAAAGCTGGAAACCTTCTGCGGCAGCTTGGCCTACTCGGCCCCAGAGATCCTGCTGGGCGACTCATACGATGCGCCTGCAGTTG ACATTTGGTCCCTGGGAGTAATTCTGTATATGCTGGTCTGCGGTCAGGCGCCTTTCGAGAAGGCCAACGACTCGGAAACTCTGACCATGATCATGGACTGTAAGTACACGGTACCCTCGCACGTGTCCACTGATTGCCGGGACCTGATTGCCTCAATGCTGGTGCGTGATCCAAAGAAACGGGCCACTGTGGAAGAGATAGCTTCATCGGCCTGGCTAAAGCCGATCGATGAGCCCGATTCGACGACCTCCACCTCAGAGCACTTTCTGCCTTTGGTCAGCCGCGAACAGCTGGGCGAAGAGGATCACGCCTTTATCATACAAAAAATGATAAACGGAAACATTGCGTCCAAGGAAGAGATATTACA AGCTCTTGACAAAAATAAGTACAATCATATAACAGCCACATATTTTTTGCTGGCGGAATTACGTCTGCGACGGCGGCGAGAAGAGCTGGCTCAAAAACAGAAGCTTCTCAACGATGCCAGCATTAA AGTGGGAGATGCGAGTCGCAAGCTAGTGCCTGAGAAACCAAGTCCAACCGAAGCCCAAAAAGGAGGAGTACCCATCAGCATTAACGTGACTCCAGCAGCTCAGTTTGCCAACGACGGTGGCAAGCCG GACAAGCGCAGTCGCAAGTGCAGCATTGTGCGTGAAGAGGACGAAGAGGAGTCTGCCACAGAATGCTCGGCGATAGGCAATGAGTTGAAGGTAACGTCGTCGTCGCGGCGCGAGGCCTTCTCAGATTCCCCCTTTAGTAGGCCAATGCATGAGCGCTCCAGCTCTGAGCCCGGAAATCAAACGAAAGGGGAACAGATAGCAAACAGCGGCGTGCCAAGCCATTCACGTACAAAGATTGTCGTCTCGGTGGATGCAACGCTGGCCCATAAGCTCAAGCAGATGGAGAAGAGTGCCAAGATCGATGAGGACACGCTGAGTGGTCTGAAGGAGCTGGAGATCGGCAAGCTCAAGCCGCTTCCTAGCAGCAGCAAGAATCCGGTGCTCACCCACCGACGCACAAAGCTGAACAAGATTCGGACGCCCTCCTGCAGCAGCTCGGAGGCCTCAGACGACGACACCAAGACACGCAACAAGAAAAAGATTAACAAATTTGTCGGCGACACGCCAGTGCGGTTTCGCATGCATCGTCGTGACTCGCATGACGACTCCAGCGACTCGCAAGATCAGCTATATCCGCCGCCCGGCTCGGCCAGCAATGCGGGTAATTTTATCTCCAAAAGCGGCTCCGTAAGCGGCAAAAAAGAGGGACAATCGCAGTATAAAGAG CCAAATAACAAATCCGATGAAAATCGCAAATCTCACAGCCAAAAAAATCGGAAACAGCACAACAAGGATCATGTTGACAAGCATTCCCACGCTGAGAGGCAGCTGGCGAATGGCAGCACAGCTACAACAGGAAATTCCACGAATAGAAGGCGGCGCATTCGCGAGAGCCAGTCGCTGGACCGCATCACAGAGGCTCAGGAATACGAGATGCGGCACCGATGCTACGCGGAGAGCGAGGCAGCAtcctcgtcgtcctcgtcCACCCAACATATCGATCAGAGATATTCTTTACTCAGCCTAAACACTAGCACATTCTCCGTTGCCGAAACCAAGGAGGAGTACGACGAGGAAGCAGACGCCACAAATGCCACGGACCAAATCATGAATACTTTGAATGCAGCCAAAGCAACGCTTCAACAAGAGcaatattttaataacaataCCAATCTTAGTAGGAACTTCAATCACAATCACAATTACAACAACAATCACACCCAGAGCATCATCCACATCAGCAGCCAGAAAGCCAACGGCAAGAAGTCCAACGAAACACCAAAAGATATTTATAATCTAAACTCAATCGAGCATATCGACTTGATTTTGGAGGATAAAAGCCTTACCAAAGCAATACACGTTACCGGCTCTAAATGCTTTGTCACCATGAAGAAAATCCGACggctgggaaaatattttcccgTGATGAACTTCTCTTAA
- the LOC6609115 gene encoding ATP-dependent translocase ABCB1, translating into MTVKNGDIVKDDVNSRSQYKTNIVLGVKLEDSDRDRKSFEPNKSKKKFKHDEADASDEEDNSQYQKDVKQVGYFQLFRYATKKDRALYVIGLLSAVATGLTTPANSLIFGNLANNMIDLGGLLEGGKSYRADDAISTLLLDKVRQFSLQNTYIGIIMLVCSYLSITCFNYAAHSQILTIRSKFFRSILHQDMKWYDFNQSGEVASRMNEDLSKMEDGLAEKVVMFVHYLVAFVGSLVLAFVKGWQLSLVCLTSLPLTFIAMGLVAAATSRLAKKEVTMYAGAAVVAEGALSGIRTVKAFEGEAKEVAAYKERVVGAKILNIKRNMFSGIGFGLLWFFIYASYALAFWYGVGLVIKGYHDPAYANYDAGTMITVFFSVMMGSMNIGMAAPYIEAFGIAKGACAKVFHIIEQIPDINPIDGEGKKLNEPLTTIEFKDVEFQYPTRPEVSILNKLNLKIHRGQTVALVGPSGCGKSTCIQLVQRFYDPQAGNLLFNDTNLKDLDINWLRSRIGVVGQEPILFGTSIYENIRYGREDATREEIEAAAAAANAAIFIKKLPKGYDTLVGERGAQLSGGQKQRIAIARALIRDPEILLLDEATSALDTASEAKVQAALEKVSAGRTTIIVAHRLSTVRRADRIVVINKGEVVESGTHQELMQLKDHYFNLVTTQLGEDDGSVLSPTGDIYKNFDIKDEDEEEIQVLSEDEDEDVVVTDEKDKKKKKKKVKDPNEVKPMSEVMNMNKPEWLQITVGCISSVIMGCAMPIFAVLFGSILQVLSVKDNDTYVRENSNQYSLYFLIAGIVVGIATFLQIYFFGIAGERLTERLRGLMFEAMLRQEVAWFDDKANGTGSLCARLSGDAAAVQGATGQRIGTIIQSISTLALGIALSMYYEWSLGLVALAFTPFILIAFYMQRTLMAKENMGSAKTMENCTKLAVEVVSNIRTVASLGREEMFHQNYISMLIPAVEISKGNTHFRGLVYGLARSLMFFAYAACMYYGTWCVIHRGIQFGDVFKVSQALIMGTASIANALAFAPNMQKGVSAAKTIFTFLRRQPSIVDRPGVSRDPWHSEGYVRFDKVKFSYPTRNEIQVLKGLELAVSKGQKIALVGPSGCGKSTCIQLIQRFYEVDEGATLIDECDVRDVSMTNLRNQLGIVSQEPILFDRTIRENISYGDNARNVTDQEIISACKKSNIHEFVANLPLGYDTRMGEKGAQLSGGQKQRIAIARALIRNPKIMLLDEATSALDAESEKVVQDALDAASEGRTTISIAHRLSTIVHSDVIFVFENGVVCEAGDHKQLLANRGLYYTLYKLQSGAM; encoded by the exons ATGACCGTTAAGAACGGCGATATCGTCAAGGACGATGTGAATTCGCGATCGCAGTACAAAACGAACATCGTCCTGGGCGTCAAACTAGAGGATTCGGATCGAGATCGAAAGAGCTT TGAGCCCAACAAGTCGAAAAAGAAGTTCAAGCATGACGAGGCGGATGCCAGCGATGAGGAGGATAACTCCCAGTACCAGAAGGATGTGAAGCAGGTTGGCTACTTCCAGCTCTTCCGGTATGCCACCAAAAAGGATCGAGCGCTCTATGTGATCGGACTACTGTCTGCCGTGGCCACAGGCCTGACCACTCCGGCCAACAGTTTGATCTTCGGTAATCTCGCCAAT AACATGATTGACTTGGGTGGACTGCTTGAGGGCGGAAAATCGTATCGAGCTGACGATGCTATCTCTACTTTGCTCCTGGACAAAGTGCGGCAGTTCTCCCTGCAGAACACGTACATCGGCATCATTATGCTGGTGTGTTCCTATCTCTCGATCACCTGCTTCAACTACGCGGCCCACTCCCAGATCCTCACCATCCGCTCAAAGTTCTTCCGCTCCATTCTGCATCAGGACATGAAGTGGTACGACTTCAACCAGAGTGGCGAAGTGGCCAGCCGAATGAATGA AGATCTCTCCAAAATGGAGGATGGCTTGGCCGAAAAAGTGGTCATGTTCGTCCATTACCTTGTCGCCTTCGTGGGATCTTTGGTGCTAGCCTTTGTCAAGGGCTGGCAGCTATCCTTGGTGTGCTTGACCAGTTTGCCACTAACTTTCATTGCCATGGGCCTGGTGGCCGCGGCCACGTCCCGACTGGCCAAAAAGGAGGTGACCATGTATGCCGGTGCTGCCGTGGTGGCCGAAGGCGCTCTCTCCGGTATTCGAACGGTAAAGGCTTTTGAGGGCGAAGCGAAGGAGGTGGCCGCGTACAAGGAGCGTGTGGTTGGTGCCAAGATCTTGAATATCAAGAGAAATATGTTCTCGGGAATCGGATTCGGTCTGCTTTGGTTCTTCATCTACGCATCCTATGCTCTGGCCTTCTGGTATGGAGTGGGTCTGGTAATCAAGGGATACCACGATCCCGCGTATGCCAACTACGATGCTGGCACCATGATCACCGTGTTCTTCTCCGTGATGATGGGTTCCATGAATATTGGAATGGCGGCTCCCTATATCGAGGCATTTGGCATCGCGAAGGGCGCCTGCGCCAAGGTTTTCCACATTATCGAGCAGATTCCGGACATTAACCCCATTGATGGGGAGGGTAAAAAGTTAAATGAGCCCCTTACCACCATTGAGTTTAAGGACGTGGAGTTCCAGTATCCCACGCGACCGGAGGTTTCCATTCTAAACAAACTGAACCTAAAGATCCATCGTGGCCAGACGGTGGCTCTTGTTGGTCCGTCCGGCTGTGGCAAATCCACCTGCATCCAACTGGTCCAGCGATTTTATGATCCCCAGGCTGGTAATCTTTTGTTCAATGACACCAATCTTAAGGACCTTGACATCAACTGGTTGCGCTCTAGGATTGGAGTGGTGGGCCAGGAGCCAATCCTCTTCGGCACATCCATATACGAGAATATCAGATACGGCCGAGAGGACGCCACTCGCGAGGAGATCGAggcagcagctgccgccgccaATGCGGCCATCTTCATTAAGAAGCTACCCAAAGGATATGATACGCTGGTTGGAGAGCGAGGAGCTCAGTTGTCAGGAGGCCAGAAGCAGAGGATTGCCATTGCTCGCGCATTGATTCGTGACCCCGAGATCCTGCTGTTGGATGAAGCCACATCTGCTCTGGATACCGCCAGTGAGGCTAAGGTACAAGCTGCCCTGGAGAAAGTCAGTGCTGGAAGGACGACCATCATCGTTGCCCACCGTTTGTCCACCGTTCGTCGGGCAGACCGGATTGTGGTGATCAACAAGGGTGAGGTGGTGGAGAGTGGAACGCATCAGGAGCTGATGCAGTTGAAGGATCACTACTTTAATCTAGTAACCACTCAACTGGGTGAGGATGATGGCTCGGTCCTAAGTCCCACTGGCGATATCTACAAGAACTTTGACATCAAGGATGAAGATGAGGAAGAGATCCAAGTACTTAGCGAGGATGAGGACGAAGATGTGGTTGTCACTGACGAGAAAgataagaaaaagaaaaagaagaaggtCAAGGACCCCAACGAGGTGAAACCCATGTCGGAGGTGATGAATATGAACAAACCGGAATGGCTTCAGATCACAGTGGGCTGCATCTCCTCCGTGATTATGGGCTGCGCCATGCCCATCTTTGCCGTGCTCTTTGGTAGCATCCTTCAGGTTCTTTCGGTTAAGGATAATGATACATACGTTCGCGAAAACTCCAACCAGTACAGCTTGTATTTCTTGATTGCCGGCATCGTAGTGGGCATTGCCACGTTCCTTCAGATTTACTTCTTTGGAATCGCCGGTGAGAGACTGACGGAACGCCTTCGTGGGCTCATGTTCGAGGCCATGCTGCGCCAGGAGGTGGCCTGGTTCGATGACAAGGCGAACGGTACCGGAAGCCTTTGTGCCCGACTCTCCGGAGATGCTGCTGCAGTTCAGGGT GCCACTGGTCAACGAATTGGAACGATCATTCAATCGATCTCCACTCTGGCATTGGGCATTGCCTTGTCCATGTATTACGAGTGGAGTCTGGGATTGGTGGCCCTTGCCTTCACGCCCTTCATCCTGATCGCCTTCTACATGCAGCGTACTCTAATGGCAAAGGAGAATATGGGCTCCGCCAAGACCATGGAGAACTGCACCAAGCTGGCCGTCGAAGTGGTTTCCAATATTCGTACTGTAGCTTCTCTGGGTCGTGAAGAAATGTTCCACCAGAACTACATTTCCATGCTGATTCCAGCTGTAGAG ATTTCCAAGGGAAATACCCACTTCCGAGGATTGGTCTACGGTCTCGCCCGTTCCCTGATGTTCTTTGCGTATGCTGCTTGCATGTATTATGGAACATGGTGTGTGATTCACCGCGGAATTCAGTTTGGAGATGTGTTCAA AGTATCCCAAGCCCTGATCATGGGTACAGCTTCCATTGCCAATGCATTGGCCTTTGCTCCCAATATGCAGAAGGGAGTTTCGGCAGCCAAGACCATCTTTACGTTCCTCCGCCGCCAGCCGTCGATTGTGGACCGGCCGGGAGTGTCTCGCGATCCTTGGCATAGCGAGGGATATGTTCGCTTCGACAAAGTGAAGTTCAGCTATCCCACACGCAATGAGATTCAGGTACTCAAGGGTCTGGAGCTGGCAGTGAGCAAGGGTCAGAAGATCGCCCTAGTGGGTCCATCGGGCTGTGGCAAGTCCACGTGCATCCAGCTGATACAGCGATTCTATGAAGTAGACGAGGGAGCTACTCTTATAGATGAGTGTGATGTGCGCGATGTTTCTATGACCAATCTGCGCAACCAGTTGGGTATCGTGTCACAGGAACCCATTCTTTTCGATCGCACAATCCGAGAGAATATTTCCTACGGTGACAATGCCAGGAACGTGACTGATCAGGAGATCATCTCGGCGTGCAAAAAGTCCAATATCCACGAATTCGTCGCTAACCTGCCCTTG GGTTATGATACGAGAATGGGCGAGAAGGGTGCTCAGTTGTCCGGAGGTCAGAAGCAGCGCATAGCTATTGCACGAGCCCTAATCCGGAATCCCAAAATCATGCTGCTTGACGAGGCCACTTCTGCCTTGGACGCTGAAAGTGAAAAG GTTGTCCAAGATGCACTCGATGCCGCCTCTGAGGGACGTACCACAATCAGTATAGCCCACCGACTCTCCACCATTGTCCACTCCGACGTGATCTTCGTCTTCGAGAACGGAGTGGTGTGTGAAGCTGGAGACCACAAGCAACTGCTTGCGAATCGGGGTCTCTACTACACGCTCTACAAACTTCAGAGCGGAGCCATGTAG
- the LOC6609114 gene encoding SET domain-containing protein SmydA-8, with the protein MNPCHVCEEPTKNKCSNCNQVSYCSVQHQKQDWKAHKPSCHPFKIAHNEQLGRHLVATRTIKPYEIVLKEAPLVRGPAQISAPVCLGCLNGIEPDDHIECEQCGWPLCGPECKSLDEHKAECRLTKDRDQRVNVQEFGGPHPLYTCLSTVRCLLIGETSPEKASKFQDLESLESTRRGSNQWKADLVSIGQFIPKFFKTQKFTEEQIMKAVGALQINGHEVPTTDPSHVAVFYTASFTENSCLPNLAKSFNKNGHCILWAPREIKKNAHLSICYSDAMWGTADRQRHLMQTKLFKCACERCVDVTELDTNYSAIKCEDRQCGGLMLPTKADDWNGSWRCRECHKQVQKHYVERILERAGKDIQSMEKNAENGLKYLKHYEKWLPPQHFHMSEIKILLVQLLAKDQKELMVIPDDKLLLKLNFARELVQLYEKLTPCEVRTLGTLCFELHSAIAEQTRRVALETSLSPKDRLEESLFYVDKCVNYLQYESDIFIEGHMLKQAKINREALRLVTMS; encoded by the exons ATGAATCCCTGCCATGTGTGCGAGGAGCCGACGAAGAACAAGTGCTCCAACTGTAACCAGGTCTCCTACTGCAGTGTCCAGCACCAGAAGCAGGACTGGAAAGCGCACAAGCCAAGCTGTCATCCATTCAAG ATCGCCCACAATGAGCAGCTGGGCCGGCATCTGGTGGCCACCCGCACCATTAAGCCATATGAGATAGTCCTTAAGGAGGCGCCTCTGGTCCGGGGACCAGCACAGATCTCCGCACCCGTTTGCCTGGGCTGTTTAAACGGCATCGAGCCGGACGATCACATCGAGTGCGAGCAGTGCGGTTGGCCGCTGTGCGGACCGGAGTGCAAGTCCCTGGATGAGCACAAGGCGGAGTGCCGTCTCACCAAGGATCGGGATCAGAGGGTTAATGTGCAGGAGTTCGGTGGACCACATCCCCTGTACACGTGTTTGAGCACCGTAAGGTGCCTGCTGATTGGCGAAACTAGTCCGGAGAAGGCCAGCAAGTTCCAGGACCTGGAATCACTGGAGTCCACCAGAAGGGGATCTAACCAATGGAAGGCGGATCTTGTCAGCATCGGACAGTTTATTCCAAA GTTTTTTAAAACCCAGAAGTTCACCGAGGAGCAGATTATGAAAGCAGTTGGTGCTTTGCAAATAAATGGACACGAGGTGCCCACCACTGATCCTTCTCATGTAGCGGTCTTTTATACCGCCTCCTTCACGGAGAACTCCTGCCTGCCCAATCTGGCCAAGAGCTTCAACAAGAACGGACACTGCATCCTCTGGGCGCCGCGCGAGATCAAGAAGAACGCCCATCTGAGCATCTGCTACTCGGACGCCATGTGGGGCACCGCCGATCGCCAGCGCCATCTGATGCAGACAAAGCTGTTCAAGTGTGCCTGCGAGAGATGTGTGGATGTCACCGAGTTGGACACCAACTACAGCGCTATCAAGTGCGAGGATCGCCAGTGCGGCGGATTGATGCTGCCAACCAAGGCGGACGACTGGAACGGCAGTTGGCG CTGTCGCGAGTGCCACAAGCAGGTCCAGAAACACTATGTGGAACGCATTTTGGAACGTGCTGGCAAGGACATCCAGAGCATGGAGAAAAACGCTGAAAATGGATTAAA ATACCTTAAGCACTACGAAAAGTGGCTGCCTCCACAGCATTTTCACATGAGTGAGATTAAAATCCTGCTCGTTCAGCTGCTGGCCAAGGATCAGAAGGAGCTAATGGTGATCCCGGACGACAAACTGCTGCTGAAGCTCAATTTCGCCAGGGAACTTGTTCAGTTGTACGAGAAACTGACGCCGT GCGAAGTTCGCACGCTCGGCACGCTTTGCTTCGAGCTGCACTCGGCAATTGCCGAACAGACTCGTCGTGTAGCCCTTGAAACGAGCCTCTCGCCCAAGGATCGACTGGAGGAGTCCCTGTTCTATGTGGACAAGTGTGTCAACTATCTGCAATACGAGTCGGACATCTTCATCGAGGGTCACATGCTCAAGCAGGCCAAGATCAACCGCGAAGCGCTTCGCCTGGTCACCATGTCCTAG
- the LOC6609113 gene encoding ubiquitin carboxyl-terminal hydrolase 20, with translation MTLSPNTNQHNTHVEHRNRTIHSSQGHKLANGYVMEDPRSSRCHDKLFSGSLKSLALREDSNASDSEVTDTAKGSGTGLVGLQNIANTCYMNSALQALSNLPPMTHYFINCSDLVEYIAEQSARRCKPGGLAKSYRRLMQDIWQDVDDPKEFIAPRGILYGIRTVHPMFRGYQQHDTQEFLRCFMDQLHEELTEQVSMMPHTQNQPQYPTLQQQQPSETDDENDDEAAPASLSPASESEYDTCESSMSERSAEVLLKTEYFVTPCRTNGSNSGLPEGHSVQLQQPPMQHQQKNSSSAEQKPIEAARSIISDVFDGKLLSSVQCLTCDRVSTREETFQDLSLPIPNRDFLNVLHQTHSLSVQSLNAAETSARTNEGWLSWMWNMLRSWIYGPSVTLYDCMASFFSADELKGDNMYSCERCNKLRTGIKYSRVLTLPEVLCIHLKRFRNDLSYSSKISSDVYFPLEGFDMRPYIHKDCKSEVAIYNLSSVICHHGTVGGGHYTCFARNALNGKWYEFDDQFVTEVSSEVVQSCQAYVLFYHKHNPQMKLVRDEAMTLSTSHPLCDSDIQFYITSEWLSRLATFSEPGPINNQEMLCPHGGILHSKADVISQIAVPISQPLWDYLYRTFGGGPAVNIIFECEICKRAAETLSRRQQYELNEFTKYNGLQNEFDSTAIYAIAMPWLRSWQQFSRGKTHKDPGPITNEGIAAPTENGSQNGSATVSCVRLGSDYAQLNARLWRFLHNIYGGGPEIILRQALSDEDDAEEIEIIDQDDECDDDEDQDQDLEGEDEEIAAASYQHNHSDTESNLGIRTTPSPSLSTSPSPSPTGTRQPTEAESDLRPNSPKSKHSRSKMKVSALRLNMRNKGRRNRSAFNQYAEMFGAKGNYNAHSNSEPVVSEKNEKDTDNDRTVAFPSEYSLPILIPFQSDNFQVNGVHEKSRDKGKLRNSSKSGSTAATKENVTLQKFVTLREANGLSDETDI, from the exons ATGACTTTGAGTCCCAACACAAATCAGCACAATACACATGTAGAGCACCGCAACCGCACCATACACAGCAGCCAGGGCCACAAG CTGGCGAACGGGTATGTCATGGAAGATCCAAGGAGCAGCCGATGTCACGACAAACTCTTCAGCGGATCGCTAAAATCGCTGGCACTCCGCGAGGACTCGAACGCCAGTGACAGTGAGGTCACAGACACAGCGAAGGGCTCGGGCACGGGACTCGTGGGCCTGCAGAACATTGCGAACACCTGCTATATGAATTCGGCACTACAGGCACTGAGTAATTTGCCGCCGATGACACACTACTTTATCAACTGCAGCGACCTTGTGGAGTACATAGCAGAGCAGAGCGCCCGTCGCTGCAAGCCCGGCGGGCTGGCCAAGAGCTATCGCCGCTTGATGCAGGACATCTGGCAGGATGTCGATGATCCCAAAG AGTTTATTGCCCCTCGTGGAATTCTGTATGGCATTCGCACGGTTCATCCCATGTTTCGGGGCTATCAGCAGCACGATACCCAGGAGTTCTTGCGGTGCTTCATGGACCAGCTGCACGAGGAGCTGACAGAGCAGGTCTCAATGATGCCACATACGCAGAATCAGCCGCAATACCCAAcacttcagcagcagcagcccagCGAAACGGATGACGAAAACGATGATGAGGCAGCGCCTGCGTCCTTGTCGCCTGCATCCGAAAGCGAGTACGACACCTGTGAAAGCAGCATGTCAGAGCGATCGGCCGAGGTGCTGCTGAAGACGGAGTACTTTGTAACGCCCTGTCGGACAAATGGTTCCAACAGTGGGCTACCAGAAGGCCACTCGGTGCAATTGCAGCAACCACCGATGCAGCATCAGCAAAAAAATTCTTCCTCCGCCGAACAGAAACCTATAGAAGCAGCGCGCTCAATAATCAGCGACGTGTTCGATGGCAAGCTTTTGTCCTCGGTGCAGTGCCTGACCTGCGATCGTGTGTCCACGCGCGAGGAAACATTCCAGGACCTCTCGCTGCCCATTCCCAATCGTGATTTTCTCAACGTTCTTCACCAAACCCATAGCTTAAGCGTGCAAAGTTTGAATGCCGCTGAAACCTCCGCTAGGACCAACGAGGGCTGGCTGTCCTGGATGTGGAATATGCTGCGCTCCTGGATTTATGGACCTTCGGTGACGCTCTACGACTGCATGGCCAGTTTTTTCAGCGCGGATGAGTTGAAGGGAGACAACATGTACAG CTGCGAACGCTGCAATAAGCTTCGGACGGGAATAAAGTACTCCCGCGTCCTCACCTTGCCAGAGGTTTTGTGTATCCACCTGAAGCGGTTTCGCAATGATCTTTCTTATAGTTCAAAAATCTCCTCGGACGTTTACTTTCCGCTGGAGGGCTTCGACATGCGGCCGTACATTCACAAGGATTGCAAGAGCGAGGTGGCCATTTACAACCTGTCGTCGGTGATTTGCCATCATGGAACAGTGGGTGGTGGCCATTATACTTGCTTCGCTCGCAATGCGCTCAACGGGAAGTGGTATGAGTTCGATGATCAGTTTGTGACGGAGGTTTCTTCGGAGGTGGTGCAGTCCTGCCAGGCGTATGTCCTTTTTTACCACAAACACAATCCCCAGATGAAGCTAGTCAGGGATGAGGCGATGACTTTGTCGACTTCACATCCCCTGTGTGATTCGGACATTCAGTTTTATATAACCAGCGAATGGCTCTCAAGATTGGCCACCTTTTCAGAACCAGGACCTATTAACAACCAGGAGATGCTGTGCCCCCATGGCGGGATTTTGCATTCCAAGGCGGACGTAATCAGCCAGATTGCGGTGCCAATTTCCCAGCCGCTATGGGACTATCTCTACCGGACTTTCGGCGGCGGACCAGCTGTGAATATAATATTCGAGTGCGAGATCTGCAAGCGGGCAGCGGAGACCCTTTCCCGTCGTCAACAATATGAACTTAACGAGTTCACAAAATACAATGGGCTGCAGAACGAATTTGATTCGACCGCCATTTATGCGATCGCAATGCCATGGCTGCGCTCCTGGCAGCAGTTTTCTCGCGGAAAAACCCACAAGGATCCGGGACCGATCACCAACGAGGGCATCGCTGCTCCCACCGAAAATGGTTCCCAAAATGGAAGTGCCACTGTGAGCTGCGTGCGATTGGGCTCGGATTATGCCCAACTGAATGCGCGCTTGTGGCGATTCCTGCATAACATCTATGGTGGTGGTCCGGAAATTATACTTCGACAGGCCCTATCAGATGAAGACGATGCCGAGGAAATAGAAATCATCGACCAAGATGATGAGTGCGACGATGATGAGGATCAGGATCAGGATTTGGAAGGGGAAGACGAGGAGATTGCGGCAGCCAGCTATCAGCACAATCATTCCGACACCGAAAGCAATTTGGGTATTCGCACTACCCCGAGTCCAAGTCTCAGTACCAGTCCCAGTCCAAGCCCAACCGGCACGCGTCAGCCGACGGAGGCGGAGTCGGACCTGCGACCAAATAGTCCAAAGTCCAAGCACAGCAGGTCCAAAATGAAGGTATCCGCCCTGCGATTGAATATGCGAAATAAGGGCAGGCGCAATCGCAGTGCGTTCAACCAGTACGCCGAGATGTTTGGAGCCAAAG GAAACTACAATGCCCACAGCAATTCCGAACCCGTGGTGTCTGAGAAAAATGAGAAGGATACGGACAATGACCGTACTGTTGCATTTCCGAGCGAATACAGCTTACCCATTTTGATACCATTCCAAAGCGACAATTTCCAGGTGAACGGTGTGCACGAGAAGTCACGCGACAAGGGAAAACTGCGGAATAGTTCAAAAAGCGGCAGCACTGCTGCCACCAAGGAGAACGTCACGCTGCAAAAGTTCGTGACCCTGCGCGAGGCCAATGGGCTTAGTGACGAGACTGATATTTGA